The Urocitellus parryii isolate mUroPar1 chromosome 13, mUroPar1.hap1, whole genome shotgun sequence nucleotide sequence actacagccccagcccacttaAAGTGTTGTTTTGACTAGGGGATTGTTTCAAAGAATCTAATGGGTCCTTTGTAAAATAGCTGTCTATATTCCTTGATGTAAATTTTCATCTCCATCTTAAGTCATTTCAAGGGCACATTCAGATTGGATTATCCATACCATTGTTTTCTACCTGTATTGTGAACATTTAAAATTGAATAGTATATTCATGGTGCTGACTTATTTGCCAGTCAACACTGCTTAAtttacaatattttgaaaattagaaattttaaaatactgaattatGCCTTGTGCACTGTTTTAAAActgcttactttttatttaagGTTCTGCATCCTACTCTTAGAGGAGTAAAAATTCTTGTAAATTTAAAAGATCTTTTGATTTAATTGTGTTATGTAACTGTTATTGGGCCTTTTTTCAGAAATTCCAATAGGATTCATAATTACCAAGGAAATTGGCCATGTTAACTTTtagaactgggctggggatgtggctcaagcggtaatgcgctcgcctggcatgcgtgcggtccgggttcggtcctcagcaccacataccaacaaagatgttgtgtctgccgagaactaaataaatattaaaaaaaaaaaaaaaaaaaaacttttagaagtgAACTTTTAGAAATTGACCTATGTGATAATattgaataagatttttttatttttcagcacaCCTTAATTCATGCCCTTGAAACcaaaaaaacaggactgggagTATAGCTAAGTTGAAGATGGCTTGCCTAATGTGTTCAAGGACCTGGGTTCtgtcccagcaccacaaaaagagaaagaaagaaaaacaaagcatatCTAAGAGTTGTTGCTTAGTAAAGGCCAATTGATTTGTAGCCTCAAGGTCTTCCAAAGTCATGTCTTGATTACAGAATTTGCCTTTAGTTTTGTAAGGTTTGGGTAATTGATATTGTCACTCCCTGAATATTGGGACTTGGAAGTTATTTCACACTCAGTGTCCTCTACACTTTCGTGGGATGTAAGTCATGatgtcttttgttcttctttatcaGTAAGTGGAAATAGCAAGGGTACACAGCCTCCTGGATTAAATGAGTTATTGTATGTAAACTTATTTGTACCTATTGAGAGTTGATGTCTTTCTTTTATCATCAAATTTATGATTGGGGAGCAGTGATCGAAAAGGTTTGGATGCTGGCATCTCATTATTCATGTCTACATCTTATTCCTTTACCTTGCAGATGgcagcatttttatttaataaactttgttttaaaaaataatggttttaggggctgggttgtggctcagtggtagtggtaATGgtagtgtgaggcactgggttcaatccttagcaccacatataaataaataaaggtattgtgtccacctacaactaaaaaatattaaaaaagaaagaaagaaataatggttTTAAACTTTTCCCCTTCACTATAAAAGAGTCCTTTGGGGCtttgcttctctcttttcttttcttgtcttttgtagtgggatttgaacccaggagtgctgtaccactgagctataccccccagccctttttttttttttttttttttttgagaaagttaagttactgaggctgaccttgatcttgtgatcctcctgcctctgccttccaagtagctgggatcatagatATGTGCTACTACATCCTGCCCTTTCAGATATGTTACTGTAAGTAAAATTCTTTAGCCATTAAATCTTTGGTAACTATTGTTTTCCTCACATATATCAACAGTTTCCGAGCTTGAGCCTGGGACAATGGTGTGCATTCCTTGTATTGTCATTCCTGTTCTTCTCTGGATCTACAAAAAATTCCTGGAGCCATACATATACCCTATGATTTCCCCCTTTGTTAGTCGCATATGGCCTAAAAAAGCTGTACAAGAATCCaatgataaaaacaaaggcaaagtAGACTGCAAGGTAAGAACATTCAAATGCCTTGAACAAGGACAGTGAAGGGGTGATACTTGAGTTAACACTTGGCTTTTGGAAGAACAAGTTTTTGGAGCCAGAAGCTTCAATAATTTTTCTCGAGTAATTAACATTTAACTTAAAGGTTTAAATTAGACAGAGGATTAGTGCATTTGTCCTTTGCCTTATGGCCAAGACAAACTGAAGGTATTTGGAAATTAATATTTAGACAACTCTGTTGCCTTTAGCATTGGTGCTTGTTAAGTTCAACTTTGTATTCTGTTGTACTAATTTAGGCATCTTGCACATTTCTGGAAACAAAATTGTTTCATTATAAAgttgtgtgtttttaaagaaaacttcttttttttagtgtctttttttataataattctttaaatgtttatttcattttagggTGCCGACAGAAATGGATTACCAACAAAAGGACCAACAGGAATCTATGATAAAAAGAAAGACTAATGCAACTTTTCCAAAGGATcgcaaatgtttttaaaatggaccTGATGACACAAAGCACCTTCTTTGTAATTGTCTCTGACTTTTTTCTCTGAAACTAGAATTTTGGATAGAGAGTTTATTTATCTGATAACTTACTGGGAAATAcatagtatttatatttaaaatgtacttagtTATATTTAATGACCTCATTCCTGAGTTCCATTTTCATTATAGTAgctttaatttctattattgctgttttaataatatgaataaataggTTTGTGCCAGTAAATACTCAGTACTTAAAGTCCTTGGGCCTCTAGCATTCATTCATCCACGTGAATTTGACTGCTCTTTGCTCTAATTCTTCAGgtcattttaatttgaatggattaagtTTTACTGTGAAATAGTACAGATGATAATGATGTGAAACTTAAAGATAAGATTACTGTCCAATACCATGGAGCAGTTTATCTATGAGAGTAAGTAACTACTGTTTATTGCTCTGAGAAAGATGGAAAAGAAGGATATAGGAGAaactttgaaaaatgaaacatcTTTTACATAAATGTCtaatgtattataaaattataatgctgTTGCATTCCTTCCATTCCTACAAATGCATTAAACATTCAGTTTAATTTGTGGTTCTTTGTTctcttaaaaagtttttattaaatgtttgaaAGGGAAATTATTTACCATATCATAAGACAATTTTAATACTGAGATGGCATTTAGATAGTGATGGGAAACCAGTTACCTACTGTTGCACAAGGCAGGCCATCATTGAGTAGTTTCAATAACAGTGACTTGTCTGGGCAGTTCTTGGCTGGTCTGAGCTCTCTGGGCTTACTGTTTCATCCCGGGCTTTTTTAGTTCAGTTTAGGGAtctgtaaatatttaaagatcatgaggtatattatatttatttcgtTGAAAACGGAAGAATTAAAAGGCACTCTTGCCCTTGGGTCCTCAGTGAAGTCCTGGGTCTTAACCAAGGTTATATTAAGCTATGTGCCTATTAACCTATGGAAACACCCTGGACTTCATTTGATATAAATCAGCAGGTCTCAACTTTTCTGCCCCAACCAACCAgacacctgcctgtaatcccagcagtttgggagactgagacaggtcAATTTTATGTTTAAGGCCactcttggcaacttagcaagaccctgtcttaaaagaaaaaataacaaagattcagtgataaagcacctctgagttcattTCCCAGTATTGCAAAGGAAAAAACTCTCATTTATTACCAATATTtcataaaagacattttaataaaaaaaaaagaataagacaatataagaatataagataatagtattttattttgaaacagtctcactGTTTCTtagagcctcctgagccactgggattacaggtgtgtgccactgtgctggaccatttttcttcacttttatggCTGATTGAGAAATGCTTTCTTCAACTGTCCTTGTACT carries:
- the C13H18orf32 gene encoding UPF0729 protein C18orf32 homolog: MVCIPCIVIPVLLWIYKKFLEPYIYPMISPFVSRIWPKKAVQESNDKNKGKVDCKGADRNGLPTKGPTGIYDKKKD